From a region of the Octopus sinensis linkage group LG18, ASM634580v1, whole genome shotgun sequence genome:
- the LOC115221809 gene encoding zinc finger protein 2 homolog, with translation MSEFYNAKDMLALLKENEIECLEEIHAVAVSSEVTVAHYPHPYSASVKPSLSSTAGAISEKKLCATKCFKCPDCKKSFSQLGNLKTHQNIHSPVKPFQCKVCQRSFAQQSTLLQHMRLHTGEKPYKCKLCNKDFTQSSHLQQHLRTHTGERPYKCSFCDKDFAQRSTLNQHTLTHTGIKLFICPHCNKSFAQASHLNQHVRRHTGEKPYKCYTCLKEFTQSSNLAQHMRTHTGEKPYHCSLCNRDFAQCSHLNQHMRNKHDSKLSAGIVNNNQYILNRYQQFQENSKRDNSSNSVDGYQPNFYPLFNQLTSSHQTVTSSREIVSTTHKSKQPNLNFMCTSTNCTLTDSLSIKNNYLQEKPTELSTSLPISQSSYFNPHNRNQITYPSDEYVPNCDPSSQTLRQYSRSTHNKTGDTSEGILHLNWDSRNNLSKSTDDSQHSFLDSIKEMKSLPVTQQNIYTNQIDPNDSGNSESKPERDPTVPDGKLAVSHLRSPNNLQSTEILMLENSLTVYNRSYDNSTPAKDCLNKLSISHSEVVSHLKELTESDCHALPIQETSNESQVQVPVCDHSQRKHSLNQEQLEKNPMGFKRNQHEGQYKYQSEDDQPTPKGKLHSDFFLLQNKSSERSNSSSQLAPVKHKDLSNRCYNHKNDTQNNNTKLTDIRSASQTDKLSTKVTDGNCLQSSPTKSHLSKALQHGSSNSSSLLVVQYNSTTAESESENYQSPTNHQVTHIQN, from the coding sequence ATGTCAGAATTTTACAATGCCAAAGATATGCTGGCCTTGTTGAAAGAGAATGAAATTGAGTGTCTTGAAGAAATCCATGCAGTGGCTGTTTCTTCCGAGGTCACTGTAGCACATTATCCTCACCCTTATTCTGCTTCTGTAAAGCCTTCACTGTCTTCAACAGCTGGTGCTATCTCCGAAAAGAAGCTTTGCGCCACTAAGTGTTTCAAGTGTCCAGACTGTAAGAAATCCTTCTCACAACTTGGCAATCTGAAGACCCATCAAAATATTCACAGTCCAGTCAAACCATTTCAGTGTAAAGTATGTCAGAGAAGTTTTGCACAACAAAGTACCCTCCTACAGCATATGCGACTGCACACGGGTGAGAAACCCTACAAATGCAAGCTATGTAATAAGGACTTTACTCAGTCTTCTCATTTACAGCAGCACttgcgtactcatacaggagagcgGCCATACAAATGTTCGTTCTGTGATAAGGATTTTGCCCAACGCTCAACACTCAACCAACACACTTTGACACATACTGGTATCAAGCTATTTATTTGTCCACATTGCAACAAAAGCTTTGCACAAGCAAGCCACTTGAATCAGCATGTACGTCGACACACTGGGGAAAAACCTTACAAATGCTATACATGCTTGAAGGAATTCACGCAATCAAGTAACTTAGCCCAGCACATGAGAACTCATACAGgcgaaaagccatatcactgctcATTGTGTAACCGTGATTTTGCACAGTGTAGTCATCTGAACCAGCATATGCGTAACAAACATGACAGTAAGTTGTCTGCTGGTATTGTTAATAATAACCAGTACATTTTGAACAGATATCAACAATTCCAAGAGAATTCTAAGAGAGATAACTCTTCAAATTCTGTAGATGGTTACCAACCAAATTTCTATCCATTATTTAATCAATTGACTTCAAGTCATCAAACAGTAACATCATCGAGAGAAATAGTTTCAACAACTCATAAAAGTAAACAACCCAACTTGAATTTTATGTGTACCAGCACCAACTGTACTCTAACAGACAGTCTGTCCATAAAGAATAATTATCTCCAGGAAAAACCAACTGAGTTGTCAACTTCCCTTCCAATTAGCCAGTCCAGTTATTTTAATCCCCATAACAGAAATCAGATTACATATCCCTCAGATGAATATGTGCCAAACTGTGATCCTTCATCCCAAACATTACGTCAGTACTCAAGAAGTACCCACAATAAAACTGGTGATACATCAGAAGGGATTTTGCATTTAAACTGGGACAGTAGGAACAACTTAAGTAAATCAACAGATGACTCTCAACATTCTTTCCTGGATTCAATTAAGGAAATGAAATCTTTGCCTGTAACACagcaaaatatttatacaaatcaaATTGATCCAAATGATTCTGGGAATTCAGAAAGCAAACCAGAAAGGGACCCTACAGTTCCTGATGGTAAATTGGCAGTCAGTCACCTAAGATCACCAAATAATTTACAAAGCACTGAAATCTTAATGCTGGAAAATAGCCTGACAGTATACAATCGCTCATATGATAATTCCACTCCTGCAAAAGACTGTTTAAACAAACTCTCTATATCTCACTCAGAAGTGGTTTCTCATTTGAAGGAATTGACAGAGAGTGACTGTCATGCTTTGCCCATTCAGGAGACATCCAATGAAAGCCAGGTTCAGGTTCCTGTTTGTGATCATTCCCAGAGGAAACATTCATTAAATCAGGAACAACTAGAAAAGAACCCAATGGGTTTTAAAAGAAATCAACATGAAGGTCAATATAAATATCAATCTGAAGATGACCAGCCAACACCCAAAGGGAAATTACACAGTGACTTTTTTTTGCTTCAAAAtaaatcatcagaaagaagtaaTTCTTCCTCCCAGCTTGCTCCTGTTAAGCATAAAGATCTTTCTAATAGGTGTTACAACCATAAAAATGACACCCAGAATAACAATACCAAGTTAACAGACATAAGGTCAGCAAGTCAAACAGACAAACTGTCAACAAAAGTCACTGATGGAAATTGTCTTCAATCATCACCAACTAAATCACATTTATCAAAGGCATTACAGCATGGTTCTTCAAACAGTTCCTCTcttttagttgttcagtacaattctaCAACTGCTGAATCTgaatcagaaaattatcaatcaCCAACCAACCATCAAGTTACTCATATACAGAACTGa